The following proteins come from a genomic window of Mariniflexile sp. TRM1-10:
- a CDS encoding response regulator produces the protein MVLLIMTLINGFITPIFKNKIMLLNPILIYLADDDKDDRMLFKEALDEIDMDITIEDYDNGVTLMDNLLNKSKPLPHAIYLDLNMPLMNGEECLNDIKNEPELAQIPIIIYSTYMDNTGVLNLQQKGADLYLEKPNSFELLKILLRKSLEYIKSDSRNIVQASEFVISQKTH, from the coding sequence ATGGTACTACTAATTATGACTTTAATAAACGGATTTATAACCCCAATCTTTAAGAATAAAATTATGCTATTAAACCCCATCTTAATCTACTTAGCCGATGATGATAAAGATGATCGTATGCTTTTTAAAGAAGCATTGGATGAGATCGATATGGATATTACTATTGAAGACTATGACAATGGCGTCACATTAATGGACAATCTTTTAAACAAAAGCAAACCTTTACCACATGCTATTTATCTGGACTTAAATATGCCTTTAATGAATGGTGAAGAATGTTTAAATGACATAAAAAATGAGCCAGAGCTTGCCCAAATTCCCATAATAATTTACTCCACTTATATGGATAACACCGGCGTCCTTAATTTACAACAAAAAGGTGCTGATCTATATTTGGAAAAACCCAACTCTTTTGAGCTACTTAAAATACTATTAAGAAAAAGCCTGGAATATATTAAAAGTGATTCCAGGAATATAGTTCAGGCTTCAGAATTTGTTATCTCTCAAAAAACACATTAG